One Vibrio campbellii CAIM 519 = NBRC 15631 = ATCC 25920 genomic window carries:
- a CDS encoding ABC transporter ATP-binding protein has product MSKQFGELLIEGKNVVKDFPLNSNSIKQSKMRAINDVSFKMYKSRGLSVVGESGSGKSTTAKMIAKMYAPTDGIIEYKGRDIQDITSRNDLMAYREGVQMVWQDPFGSLNPTHNIFHHIARPLLIHKKVSPGNKKELEERVYDLLEQVGLIPPKETAQKFPHQLSGGQRQRVNLARNIAVGAEVVLADEPTSMLDVSIRAGVLNLMEEMKFEKQMSLLYITHDIATARYIAEDLAVMYVGHMVEWGDTEEIIHDPQHPYTQLLVSAVPDPSKSIHEKLKGNKGEIPLWTPESVGCPFAGRCVHATEKCRERLPGVTQLSDNHFVRCYLFED; this is encoded by the coding sequence ATGAGCAAACAATTCGGCGAACTGCTGATTGAAGGTAAAAATGTCGTTAAGGACTTCCCTTTAAACAGTAACTCAATCAAGCAATCTAAGATGCGTGCAATCAACGACGTATCTTTCAAAATGTACAAAAGCCGCGGTTTGTCAGTAGTAGGTGAATCTGGTTCAGGTAAATCTACTACCGCAAAAATGATTGCGAAAATGTACGCACCAACGGATGGCATCATCGAGTACAAAGGTCGTGATATCCAAGACATCACCTCTCGTAACGATTTGATGGCTTACCGCGAAGGCGTGCAAATGGTATGGCAAGATCCGTTTGGCTCGCTAAACCCAACACACAATATCTTCCACCATATTGCTCGCCCACTGTTGATCCACAAGAAGGTTTCACCGGGCAACAAGAAGGAACTGGAAGAGCGAGTGTACGACCTACTAGAACAAGTTGGTCTGATTCCGCCAAAAGAGACCGCGCAAAAGTTCCCACACCAGCTTTCTGGTGGTCAGCGCCAACGTGTGAACTTGGCTCGTAACATTGCGGTCGGCGCAGAAGTGGTACTGGCTGACGAACCAACGTCAATGCTCGACGTTTCAATTCGTGCCGGTGTTCTTAACCTGATGGAAGAGATGAAGTTTGAGAAGCAAATGTCTCTACTTTATATCACTCACGACATCGCAACAGCGCGCTACATCGCTGAAGATCTCGCAGTTATGTACGTGGGCCACATGGTTGAATGGGGTGATACAGAGGAAATCATTCATGATCCTCAACACCCGTACACGCAGCTACTGGTTTCAGCTGTGCCAGATCCATCGAAGTCAATCCACGAGAAACTGAAAGGCAACAAAGGTGAGATCCCACTGTGGACACCAGAATCCGTGGGCTGTCCATTCGCTGGGCGCTGTGTTCATGCCACAGAAAAATGTCGCGAGCGACTGCCTGGTGTGACGCAACTGTCCGATAACCACTTTGTTCGTTGTTACTTATTCGAAGATTAA
- a CDS encoding glycoside hydrolase family 9 protein produces MLLLTNHIGYERLGPKKAIIQTSRSRLSSYTALLVCANSHQTVATLTVEKQGKVANWHQGHFYLIDFSSFNTPGHYYLRFDHLRSSHFEIGEHILLDHTLSDVIHYFKSQRCGGIFDQQDRQAPLLNSNETADVHGGWYDASGDVSKYLSHLSYANYLNPQQIPMVVWNMLKGLSLLQGNEKLAKFTATRLIEEALFGADFLVRMQNEKGFFYMTVFDKWSKDTAQREICAYETQLGHKFDDYQAGYRQGAGVSIAALASAARLDFHGKFDQQKYRNAAENGYWHLKEHNTQYLNDGQENIIDEYCALLAAVELFKTTKEARYLEESRLWAKRLSARQTSDEHIQHFWTANQDGSRPYFHAAEAGLPVIALCEYLSIEDDSERASSIKQTINNACKFEVSITNKVKNPFGYPRQYVKGVDEAKRDAFFVAHNNESGYWWQGENARLGSLATMAYLAQPFIESEILKQQLSKLAQDSINWVVGLNPYDMCMLDGHGRNNPDYLPQYGFFNAKGGVCNGITGGFEDEEDIAFNPPAQKDDMLQNWRWGEQWIPHGAWYLLAVMSQAQHISTLATNQALKEQ; encoded by the coding sequence ATGCTGCTACTGACTAACCATATTGGTTATGAGCGTCTGGGCCCTAAAAAAGCGATCATCCAGACGAGCCGATCACGCCTTTCTTCTTATACGGCTTTATTGGTTTGCGCCAATAGTCATCAGACGGTTGCTACCCTAACCGTTGAGAAGCAAGGTAAAGTAGCGAACTGGCATCAAGGTCATTTCTACCTGATCGACTTTTCTTCATTTAATACTCCAGGTCACTACTATCTTCGTTTCGATCATTTACGCTCATCTCACTTTGAGATCGGCGAACACATTCTTCTCGATCACACTCTATCCGATGTGATCCACTATTTTAAATCGCAACGCTGTGGCGGTATTTTCGATCAACAAGATCGTCAAGCACCACTACTTAACTCTAACGAGACGGCTGATGTTCACGGCGGTTGGTATGACGCATCAGGTGACGTCAGCAAATACCTAAGCCACTTGTCTTATGCCAATTACCTCAACCCTCAACAAATCCCTATGGTGGTTTGGAATATGTTGAAAGGTTTGTCTCTGCTCCAAGGCAACGAGAAACTGGCTAAATTCACAGCAACTCGCCTCATTGAAGAAGCACTATTCGGCGCTGATTTCCTTGTCCGTATGCAAAACGAAAAAGGCTTTTTCTACATGACGGTGTTCGACAAGTGGAGTAAGGACACAGCTCAACGTGAAATCTGCGCCTACGAAACTCAACTTGGTCATAAGTTTGATGACTACCAAGCTGGTTACCGACAAGGAGCTGGCGTTAGCATTGCGGCATTAGCCTCAGCAGCACGCCTAGACTTTCACGGTAAGTTCGACCAACAAAAATATCGCAATGCGGCAGAAAATGGTTATTGGCACCTAAAAGAACACAACACCCAATATCTAAACGATGGTCAAGAGAACATCATCGATGAATACTGCGCACTGCTTGCCGCTGTCGAGCTATTCAAAACAACGAAAGAAGCACGCTACCTAGAAGAAAGCCGCTTGTGGGCAAAACGTCTTTCAGCTCGTCAAACAAGTGATGAACACATTCAACACTTCTGGACTGCGAACCAAGATGGCAGTCGACCGTACTTCCATGCAGCCGAAGCGGGGCTTCCTGTTATTGCACTATGTGAGTACTTGTCGATTGAAGACGACTCTGAGCGCGCATCATCAATAAAACAAACCATCAATAACGCTTGTAAGTTTGAAGTTTCTATCACCAACAAAGTGAAGAACCCATTTGGCTACCCTCGCCAATACGTAAAAGGTGTGGATGAAGCCAAACGTGACGCGTTCTTCGTGGCGCACAACAACGAGTCCGGTTATTGGTGGCAAGGTGAGAATGCCCGCTTGGGTTCACTGGCAACCATGGCGTATTTAGCACAACCTTTTATCGAGTCAGAAATTCTAAAACAACAGCTTTCTAAACTTGCACAAGATTCTATCAACTGGGTTGTGGGTCTAAACCCGTACGACATGTGTATGTTGGACGGTCATGGCCGCAATAACCCTGATTACCTTCCTCAATATGGTTTCTTCAACGCAAAAGGTGGTGTGTGTAACGGCATCACTGGCGGTTTCGAAGATGAGGAAGACATCGCATTTAATCCACCAGCACAAAAAGACGACATGCTTCAAAACTGGCGCTGGGGAGAACAATGGATCCCACATGGTGCTTGGTACCTACTCGCCGTAATGAGTCAGGCTCAGCACATCTCAACTTTAGCAACTAATCAAGCATTGAAGGAGCAATAA
- a CDS encoding N-acetylglucosamine kinase has translation MGMYFVGIDGGGTSCRARIKDAQGNFIGEAKSGSANIMLGAEVAMASILESIASAAQQGGLTQQDFASMHVGLALAGAEHKTSWQAFMALEHPFASMTLNTDAYGACIGAHNGEDGAIMIAGTGSCGIFLKGLEQHVVGGREFPISDQGGGAVMGLRLIQQVLLAEDGIREKTPLAAHVMNHFENDVDNVVAWSKQALPRDYGQFSPAIFQHAEQGDVLAIEMLKQTAADIEMFLVALNKRGATRICLMGSIAERILHWLSPPVQQWVVEPQFDAIEGAIMFAGKPEHNLYSVSVE, from the coding sequence ATGGGGATGTATTTTGTAGGTATTGATGGCGGCGGCACCTCATGTCGCGCTCGTATCAAAGACGCGCAAGGCAACTTCATCGGTGAAGCAAAAAGTGGCAGTGCCAACATTATGTTGGGAGCAGAAGTCGCAATGGCATCGATTCTAGAATCTATTGCTTCAGCAGCGCAGCAAGGCGGTCTCACTCAACAAGACTTTGCCTCAATGCACGTAGGTTTAGCGCTTGCGGGGGCTGAACATAAAACTTCTTGGCAAGCATTCATGGCTTTAGAACATCCTTTTGCCAGTATGACACTCAACACTGACGCATACGGTGCTTGTATCGGCGCACACAATGGTGAAGATGGCGCAATCATGATTGCAGGAACTGGTTCTTGCGGCATTTTCCTTAAAGGCCTTGAGCAACATGTCGTCGGTGGGCGTGAATTCCCGATCTCAGATCAAGGTGGCGGTGCAGTCATGGGGCTGCGTCTGATCCAACAAGTATTACTAGCAGAAGATGGCATCCGTGAAAAAACACCTCTAGCCGCCCATGTTATGAATCATTTTGAAAATGACGTCGACAACGTGGTGGCGTGGTCTAAACAGGCTTTGCCTCGCGATTACGGTCAATTTTCTCCTGCTATTTTCCAACATGCAGAACAAGGTGACGTGTTGGCAATAGAAATGCTTAAACAAACCGCAGCGGATATTGAGATGTTTTTAGTGGCTTTGAATAAGCGCGGTGCAACTCGTATTTGTTTGATGGGCAGCATTGCCGAGCGAATCTTGCATTGGTTATCTCCACCAGTCCAACAATGGGTGGTAGAGCCTCAGTTTGATGCGATTGAAGGAGCCATTATGTTTGCTGGCAAACCAGAGCATAACCTTTACTCAGTGAGTGTCGAGTAG
- a CDS encoding beta-N-acetylhexosaminidase, translated as MEYRVDLVVLSEQKQNCRFGLTFHNLSDQDLNSWSLTFAFDRYILPDSVSNGHLTQVGSFCTLEPEGMVLAANHHYYCEFSIGSNPFRYYSDGFNEAMIDFVVDGTPQRAQVDVTPIVLASPYRERSEIPASLTHAQPLLPKPNHIEVSDHSFTFDEQAGVAIYTDLATSAKSWLQDELKRIYQFELPSSNSGKILFKSNPTLDEGTYKLKVSEESIKIEAGSSSGFTHACATVLQLLKRDENTNTMEVVCCSIKDSPRFRYRGMMLDCARHFHSVEQVKRLINLLAHYKFNTFHWHLTDDEGWRVEIKSLPQLTDIGAWRGIDETIEPQYTHLSQRYGGFYTQEEIKDVIEFAAQRGITIIPEIDVPGHCRAAIKALPHLLVEAEDTTEYRSIQHYNDNVINPALPGSYEFIDKVLEEIAALFPAPYVHIGADEVPNGVWSKSPACQAFMEKLGYTDYKELQGHFLRHAEDKLRKLGKRMLGWEEAQHGNKVSKDTVIYSWLSEEAALNCARQGFDVVLQPAQTTYLDMAQDYAPEEPGVDWANPLPLEKAYNYEPLAEVPADDPIRKRIWGIQTALWCEIINNPSRLDYMIFPRLTAMAEACWTEKQHRDWTDYLSRLKGHLPLLDLQGVNYRKPWK; from the coding sequence ATGGAATACCGTGTTGATTTAGTGGTCCTTTCTGAGCAAAAACAAAACTGCCGCTTCGGACTCACCTTTCATAACTTGAGTGACCAAGACCTAAACAGCTGGAGCTTAACTTTTGCTTTTGATCGCTACATCCTTCCTGATAGCGTTTCAAATGGCCACCTGACTCAAGTTGGTAGCTTTTGTACGCTCGAGCCTGAGGGCATGGTACTGGCAGCCAACCACCATTATTACTGTGAATTTAGTATTGGCTCCAACCCATTCCGTTATTACTCGGATGGCTTTAACGAAGCGATGATCGACTTTGTGGTTGATGGTACTCCTCAACGTGCACAAGTGGACGTCACTCCTATCGTTCTCGCTTCACCGTATCGTGAACGCAGTGAGATTCCTGCAAGCTTGACACATGCTCAACCTTTACTGCCTAAGCCAAATCATATTGAAGTCAGCGATCACTCTTTTACCTTTGATGAGCAAGCTGGTGTCGCGATTTATACCGACTTAGCCACTTCTGCCAAGTCGTGGTTACAGGATGAGTTGAAGCGAATCTATCAATTTGAATTACCTTCTTCAAACAGTGGAAAAATCCTGTTCAAAAGTAATCCAACCTTGGATGAAGGCACCTACAAGCTAAAAGTCTCTGAAGAGTCGATCAAGATCGAAGCTGGCTCTTCGTCAGGTTTTACTCATGCTTGCGCGACCGTATTGCAACTACTAAAACGAGACGAGAATACCAACACCATGGAAGTGGTGTGCTGCTCTATCAAAGACAGCCCTCGTTTTCGATACCGCGGCATGATGCTGGATTGCGCTCGCCATTTCCATTCCGTAGAGCAAGTAAAACGCCTGATCAACTTATTGGCACACTACAAGTTCAACACGTTCCATTGGCACCTCACTGACGATGAAGGCTGGCGTGTCGAGATCAAGTCTCTTCCTCAGCTTACCGATATTGGGGCGTGGCGCGGAATTGATGAAACAATCGAGCCGCAATACACCCATTTGTCTCAACGCTACGGCGGTTTCTACACGCAAGAAGAAATCAAAGACGTTATCGAATTTGCAGCACAACGTGGCATCACCATCATTCCTGAAATTGATGTACCTGGCCATTGTCGTGCCGCGATTAAGGCTCTGCCACACCTATTGGTTGAAGCAGAAGACACCACTGAGTATCGCAGTATTCAGCACTACAACGACAACGTCATCAACCCTGCTCTGCCGGGTAGCTACGAGTTTATAGACAAAGTACTTGAAGAAATCGCAGCGCTCTTTCCTGCCCCATATGTTCACATTGGTGCAGACGAAGTGCCTAATGGAGTCTGGTCGAAAAGTCCTGCTTGCCAAGCGTTTATGGAGAAGTTGGGTTACACCGATTACAAAGAACTGCAAGGCCACTTCCTACGTCATGCTGAAGACAAACTGCGCAAACTGGGTAAACGTATGCTGGGTTGGGAAGAAGCTCAACACGGCAACAAAGTCAGCAAAGATACGGTGATCTACTCATGGCTAAGCGAAGAAGCGGCATTGAACTGTGCTCGCCAAGGCTTCGATGTAGTGCTGCAACCCGCACAAACCACTTACTTAGATATGGCCCAAGACTACGCACCTGAAGAACCGGGCGTGGACTGGGCAAATCCACTGCCACTAGAAAAAGCTTACAACTACGAGCCGTTAGCAGAAGTCCCTGCTGACGACCCAATCAGAAAACGCATTTGGGGCATTCAAACCGCTCTATGGTGCGAAATCATCAACAACCCATCGCGCCTGGACTACATGATTTTCCCTCGCCTGACTGCCATGGCAGAAGCATGTTGGACTGAAAAACAACACCGCGATTGGACCGACTATTTATCACGTTTGAAAGGTCACCTTCCTCTGCTCGACTTGCAGGGAGTGAATTACCGCAAACCTTGGAAGTAA
- a CDS encoding GH36-type glycosyl hydrolase domain-containing protein has translation MKYGYFDNENREYVITRPDVPAPWTNYLGTEKFCTVISHNAGGYSFYNSPEYNRVTKFRPNATFDRPGHYVYLRDDETGDYWSISWQPVAKSLDQANYEVRHGLSYSKFKCEYSGITATKTLFVPKGEDAEIWDVVIKNTSDKPRTISAFSFVEFSFSHIQSDNQNHQMSLYSAGTSYNEGVIEYDLYYNTNDFEGFYYLASTFDPDSYDGQRDSFLGLYRDEANPLAVEQGKCFNTAQTCYNHCGSLHKQFTIQPGEEVRFAYILGIGKGNGERLRAKYQDLAEVNNAFAGIKAHWDERCGKFQVKSPNEGLDTMINAWTLYQAETCVVWSRFASFIEVGGRTGLGYRDTAQDGISVPHANPAMTRKRIVDLLRGQVKAGYGLHLFDPDWFDPEKADVKPSKSPTVVPTPSDEDKIHGIEDTCSDDHLWLVPTICKYVMETGEHTFFDEVIPYADGGDASVYDHMKAALDFSAEYVGQTGICKGLRADWNDCLNLGGGESSMVSFLHFWALQEFIDLAKYLGKEDDVEKYTEMAANVREACETHLWDDEGGWYIRGLTKNGDKIGTAQQAEGRVHLESNTLAVLSGAVSQERGEKAMDAVDENLFSEYGLHLNSPSFATPNDDIGFVTRVYQGVKENGAIFSHPNPWAWVAEAKLGRGDRAMKFYDALNPYNQNDIIEKRIAEPYSYVQFIMGRDHQDHGRANHPWLTGTSGWAYFAVTNFILGVRTGFDGLTIDPCIPTNWPGFEVTRQWLGATYNIKVVNPDSVSKGVKSITVNGEAVNGASVPVQAEGSVNEVIVTLG, from the coding sequence ATGAAATACGGCTATTTCGATAACGAGAATCGCGAATACGTTATCACTCGCCCTGACGTACCAGCACCATGGACAAACTACCTAGGTACTGAGAAGTTCTGTACGGTTATCTCGCACAACGCGGGTGGCTACTCGTTCTACAACTCTCCAGAATACAACCGTGTTACTAAATTCCGTCCAAATGCGACATTCGATCGCCCAGGACACTACGTTTACCTACGTGATGATGAGACAGGTGATTACTGGTCAATCTCTTGGCAACCAGTTGCGAAAAGCCTTGACCAAGCAAACTACGAAGTTCGCCACGGTTTGTCTTACTCTAAGTTCAAATGTGAATACAGCGGTATTACCGCAACAAAAACACTGTTCGTGCCAAAAGGCGAAGACGCTGAAATCTGGGATGTAGTGATTAAAAACACCTCAGATAAGCCACGTACGATCAGCGCATTCTCATTTGTTGAGTTCTCATTCAGCCACATTCAATCTGATAACCAAAACCATCAGATGTCTCTGTACTCTGCTGGTACGTCATACAACGAAGGTGTGATTGAGTACGACCTGTACTACAACACGAACGATTTTGAAGGTTTCTACTACCTAGCTTCAACATTTGACCCAGATTCGTACGACGGCCAACGTGACAGCTTCCTAGGTCTGTACCGTGACGAAGCGAACCCGCTAGCGGTAGAACAAGGTAAGTGTTTCAACACAGCACAAACTTGTTACAACCACTGTGGCTCTCTACACAAGCAATTTACTATCCAACCGGGTGAAGAAGTTCGCTTTGCTTACATTCTAGGTATCGGTAAAGGCAACGGTGAGCGTCTACGTGCTAAGTACCAAGACCTTGCAGAAGTCAACAATGCATTTGCAGGCATCAAAGCACACTGGGATGAGCGTTGTGGCAAGTTCCAAGTGAAATCGCCAAACGAAGGTCTAGATACCATGATCAACGCTTGGACACTGTACCAAGCAGAAACTTGTGTGGTGTGGTCTCGTTTTGCTTCATTCATTGAGGTGGGTGGTCGTACTGGCCTTGGTTACCGCGATACAGCTCAAGATGGAATCTCAGTCCCTCATGCTAACCCAGCAATGACGCGTAAACGTATCGTTGACCTGCTGCGCGGCCAAGTGAAAGCGGGTTACGGTCTACACCTATTCGATCCAGATTGGTTCGATCCAGAGAAAGCTGACGTTAAACCATCGAAATCACCAACAGTTGTTCCTACTCCGTCTGATGAAGACAAGATCCACGGTATTGAAGACACGTGTTCTGATGACCATCTATGGCTAGTTCCAACCATCTGTAAGTACGTGATGGAAACCGGTGAGCACACTTTCTTTGATGAAGTGATCCCTTACGCAGATGGCGGTGATGCGAGCGTTTATGACCACATGAAAGCAGCGCTAGACTTCTCTGCGGAGTACGTGGGTCAGACCGGTATCTGTAAAGGTCTGCGTGCAGACTGGAACGACTGTCTAAACTTAGGTGGTGGTGAATCTTCAATGGTGTCGTTCCTACACTTCTGGGCACTGCAAGAGTTCATCGACCTAGCGAAATACCTAGGTAAAGAAGACGACGTTGAAAAATACACGGAAATGGCAGCAAACGTGCGTGAAGCGTGTGAAACACACCTTTGGGATGATGAAGGCGGTTGGTACATCCGCGGTCTAACGAAGAATGGCGACAAGATCGGTACTGCGCAACAAGCAGAAGGTCGAGTACACCTAGAGTCAAACACGCTTGCGGTACTTTCTGGTGCGGTATCTCAAGAGCGCGGCGAAAAAGCGATGGACGCAGTAGATGAGAACCTGTTCTCCGAATACGGCCTTCACCTAAACTCACCATCTTTTGCAACACCAAATGATGACATCGGCTTCGTAACTCGCGTTTACCAAGGCGTAAAAGAGAACGGTGCAATCTTCTCGCATCCAAACCCATGGGCTTGGGTTGCTGAAGCGAAACTGGGTCGTGGTGACCGTGCAATGAAATTCTACGATGCACTAAACCCATACAACCAGAACGACATCATCGAAAAACGTATTGCAGAACCTTACTCATACGTGCAGTTCATCATGGGTCGTGACCACCAAGATCACGGTCGTGCAAACCACCCATGGTTAACAGGTACATCTGGCTGGGCTTACTTCGCGGTTACCAACTTTATCCTTGGTGTGCGTACAGGCTTCGATGGTCTGACTATCGATCCATGTATCCCAACAAACTGGCCAGGTTTCGAAGTGACTCGCCAATGGCTAGGCGCAACGTACAACATCAAAGTGGTTAACCCAGACTCAGTAAGCAAAGGCGTTAAGTCAATTACTGTGAACGGTGAAGCAGTAAATGGTGCATCGGTACCAGTTCAAGCGGAAGGTTCAGTAAACGAAGTTATCGTTACTCTAGGTTAA
- a CDS encoding phosphoglucomutase/phosphomannomutase family protein, whose product MIKFGTGGWRAFIGEEFTKDNVRLVAQAVANITNNESVADRGFVIGYDRRFLSDKAGRWFAEVLAANGIVVSFIDKFVPTPIVMFKAKEMSCAYSACITASHNPADYNGIKVFIEGGRDADEIITEKIESQIATLTAQDVKSVDFEQAVEDKLIEIINPMNEFVDSIIDFIDIEAIKKTNLRVLIDPMFGVAKNALQTVLINGRCEVDVINDGKNPDFGGLMPSPSAATLYRLMHLVKQEGYDIGIGTDGDADRLGIIDEKGNFIHPNEVLLLLYYYLLEYKGWTGSVVRNIATTHLLDKVAEDYGEKCFEVPVGFKHISSQMEADDSLIGGESSGGLTIRGHIKGKDGVFASSLLVEMISVTGKKLSELLDEIYGKYGYAHMAEGDCKFKPAQKEVLFNKIYVEKQLPEFEFEIEKVSYEDGAKVYFKNGGWIIARFSGTEPLLRIFAEMQDKDTAERVLQQFKDFLSL is encoded by the coding sequence ATGATCAAATTTGGTACCGGCGGTTGGCGTGCATTTATCGGTGAGGAGTTCACTAAAGATAATGTACGTTTGGTCGCTCAAGCAGTTGCAAACATCACGAATAATGAATCGGTTGCTGATCGCGGTTTTGTGATTGGCTATGACCGTCGTTTTCTTTCCGATAAAGCAGGTCGTTGGTTCGCTGAAGTTCTAGCAGCAAACGGCATTGTGGTTAGCTTTATCGACAAATTTGTCCCAACGCCTATCGTAATGTTTAAAGCGAAGGAAATGAGCTGTGCGTACTCGGCATGTATTACCGCATCGCACAACCCTGCCGATTACAATGGCATTAAAGTCTTCATCGAAGGCGGTCGTGACGCAGATGAAATCATCACTGAAAAGATCGAATCGCAAATCGCTACGCTCACTGCGCAAGATGTTAAAAGCGTCGATTTTGAACAAGCGGTGGAAGATAAGCTCATTGAAATCATCAACCCGATGAACGAATTTGTTGACTCAATCATCGACTTTATCGACATCGAGGCGATCAAGAAGACGAATCTACGCGTGTTGATCGACCCTATGTTTGGTGTTGCGAAAAACGCGCTACAAACCGTGCTGATCAACGGCCGTTGTGAAGTCGACGTGATCAACGACGGCAAAAATCCAGATTTCGGTGGTTTAATGCCATCACCAAGTGCTGCAACCCTTTACCGCTTGATGCACCTAGTGAAACAAGAAGGCTATGACATCGGTATCGGTACCGATGGCGACGCAGACCGTCTTGGTATTATCGACGAGAAAGGTAACTTCATTCATCCAAATGAAGTACTACTGCTGCTTTACTACTACCTACTTGAATACAAAGGCTGGACAGGCTCAGTGGTACGTAACATCGCAACCACTCACCTGTTGGATAAAGTTGCAGAAGATTACGGCGAGAAATGCTTTGAGGTTCCGGTAGGCTTTAAGCACATCAGCTCTCAAATGGAAGCTGACGATTCACTGATTGGTGGTGAAAGCTCTGGCGGTCTGACTATTCGCGGCCACATCAAAGGTAAAGACGGCGTATTCGCATCAAGCCTATTGGTAGAAATGATTTCAGTAACTGGCAAAAAGCTGTCTGAGTTGCTGGATGAGATCTACGGCAAGTACGGTTATGCCCACATGGCGGAAGGCGATTGCAAATTCAAACCGGCGCAAAAAGAAGTGCTGTTCAACAAGATTTATGTTGAAAAGCAGTTGCCTGAGTTTGAGTTTGAAATCGAAAAAGTCAGCTATGAAGATGGTGCGAAAGTGTACTTCAAGAACGGCGGTTGGATCATCGCTCGCTTCTCAGGTACTGAACCATTACTACGAATTTTTGCAGAGATGCAAGATAAAGACACTGCAGAACGTGTTCTACAGCAGTTTAAAGACTTCTTGTCTCTATAA
- a CDS encoding ABC transporter ATP-binding protein, whose amino-acid sequence MSCALSIKNLTCQYDDQTVLESLSLEVEQGQIVCLLGASGCGKTTLLKAIAGLLPLSSGQMSLNCLTIDDGENWLPPEQRNIGMIFQDYALFPHLTVAENIAFGLKNETAQQKLLKVEEMLGLVHLKGYGDRYPHQLSGGQQQRVAIARSLAYKPDLLLLDEPFSNIDTQVRHELIREIRKIFKEQGVTAIFVTHSREEAFAFADKMAVMNHGVIEQYGTASELYYQPSSKFVADFLGGGSYLAAKRISDSEFETHLGVVEANAQQEIQVDAECALLLRPQHVQIAADEESAVKVLEQHFMGDHCRYVIDVNGDRLLATSTQALNVGDSVTVKVETQGVLAFA is encoded by the coding sequence ATGAGCTGCGCATTATCTATTAAAAACCTAACTTGTCAGTATGACGATCAGACTGTTCTTGAGTCACTTTCTTTAGAAGTGGAACAAGGGCAGATTGTGTGCTTGCTTGGCGCGAGTGGTTGCGGTAAGACAACGCTTTTGAAAGCCATTGCAGGCCTGCTTCCTCTAAGTTCAGGTCAAATGAGCTTGAACTGCCTGACTATTGATGACGGCGAAAACTGGTTACCACCAGAGCAGCGTAATATTGGTATGATCTTCCAAGACTACGCTTTATTCCCGCATCTGACAGTGGCTGAGAACATTGCTTTTGGCTTGAAAAATGAAACGGCGCAGCAAAAGCTCCTCAAAGTAGAAGAAATGCTCGGCTTGGTTCACCTTAAAGGTTACGGTGATCGTTATCCTCACCAGCTTTCTGGTGGTCAGCAGCAGCGCGTGGCGATTGCCCGTTCACTGGCTTACAAACCGGATCTTCTGTTGTTGGATGAACCATTTTCCAATATCGACACTCAAGTTCGTCATGAACTGATCCGTGAAATTCGCAAGATCTTTAAAGAGCAAGGCGTAACCGCGATTTTCGTTACTCACAGTCGTGAAGAAGCGTTTGCTTTTGCTGATAAGATGGCAGTCATGAATCATGGTGTGATTGAACAGTATGGTACGGCATCGGAACTTTACTACCAACCTTCAAGTAAGTTTGTCGCAGACTTCTTGGGCGGTGGTAGTTATCTTGCTGCGAAGCGCATTTCTGACAGTGAATTTGAAACTCATCTCGGTGTGGTGGAAGCTAATGCTCAGCAAGAAATCCAAGTAGATGCTGAATGTGCATTACTGTTACGTCCTCAACATGTTCAAATTGCTGCTGATGAAGAGAGTGCGGTCAAAGTACTTGAGCAGCACTTTATGGGTGACCACTGTCGCTACGTGATTGATGTCAATGGTGACCGACTGTTAGCAACTTCAACTCAAGCGTTGAATGTTGGTGATAGTGTGACGGTGAAAGTCGAAACTCAAGGCGTGTTGGCTTTCGCCTAA